A genomic window from Streptomyces brevispora includes:
- a CDS encoding PAC2 family protein, protein MIELEGVPELIDPVMVAAFEGWNDAGDAASTAVAHLDREWKGEVFAALDAEDYYDFQVNRPTVWLDGGVRKITWPTTRLSVVRIGGDKPRDLVLVRGIEPSMRWRSFCNEILGFAHELGVEMVVVLGALLGDTPHTRPVPVSGVTSDPDLARTMDLEETRYEGPTGIVGILQEACTHAGVPAVSLWAAVPHYVSQPPNPKATLALLNRLEDLIGLRIPLGELAEDARAWQLGVDQLAAEDSEVAEYVQTLEEARDTAELPEASGEAIAREFERYLRRRDPGPGAAPGGHATESGDGSYLRDTSGGRARPPKPNRPETGPGPVSGSGGGSAAGPATGPAPAEGGEDRDTGGPHRPPGEAPKDAPKDSSEGAPADPPEEPDGNSSED, encoded by the coding sequence GTGATCGAGCTCGAGGGGGTTCCCGAGCTGATCGACCCGGTCATGGTGGCCGCGTTCGAGGGGTGGAACGACGCAGGTGACGCCGCTTCCACAGCGGTCGCGCACCTGGACCGGGAGTGGAAGGGCGAGGTGTTCGCGGCGCTGGACGCCGAGGACTACTACGACTTCCAGGTCAACCGCCCGACGGTGTGGCTGGACGGCGGGGTGCGCAAGATCACCTGGCCGACGACCCGGCTCTCCGTGGTCCGCATCGGCGGGGACAAACCCCGCGACCTCGTCCTGGTCCGGGGCATCGAACCGTCGATGCGCTGGCGCTCGTTCTGCAACGAGATCCTGGGCTTCGCCCATGAACTGGGCGTCGAGATGGTCGTGGTGCTCGGTGCGCTGCTCGGCGACACCCCGCACACCCGTCCGGTACCGGTCAGCGGCGTCACGTCCGATCCGGACCTGGCGCGGACCATGGACCTGGAGGAGACCAGGTACGAGGGGCCGACCGGCATCGTCGGCATCCTCCAGGAGGCGTGCACCCACGCGGGCGTGCCCGCCGTGAGCCTGTGGGCGGCGGTACCGCACTACGTGTCGCAGCCGCCCAACCCCAAGGCCACCCTGGCACTGCTGAACCGGCTGGAGGATCTCATCGGGCTGCGCATCCCCCTGGGTGAACTGGCCGAGGACGCGCGCGCCTGGCAGCTCGGGGTCGACCAACTGGCCGCCGAGGACAGCGAGGTGGCCGAGTACGTGCAGACGCTGGAGGAGGCCCGGGACACCGCGGAGCTTCCCGAGGCGAGCGGCGAGGCCATCGCCCGGGAGTTCGAGCGCTATCTGCGGCGCCGGGACCCCGGTCCGGGCGCCGCACCGGGCGGACACGCGACGGAGAGCGGCGACGGCTCGTATCTGCGGGACACCTCCGGCGGCCGGGCCAGGCCGCCGAAGCCGAACCGGCCGGAGACCGGACCCGGGCCGGTGAGCGGGTCCGGAGGCGGGTCCGCGGCCGGTCCCGCGACGGGCCCGGCACCGGCCGAGGGCGGGGAGGACCGCGATACCGGCGGCCCGCACCGTCCGCCGGGCGAAGCCCCGAAGGACGCCCCGAAGGACTCCTCGGAGGGTGCCCCTGCGGATCCGCCGGAGGAGCCGGACGGGAATTCGTCGGAGGACTGA
- a CDS encoding NPCBM/NEW2 domain-containing protein yields the protein MQSSTRIRTAVVAALLGLFAVLSGPGSAQADPAPPAESTVGDLTGFSADGSVYHLRAGTAEARVSFVSAETFRIELAPDGTFSDPAGDAIVLPQGSPPRTHWKERSDRYDLSTGDVTLRVYKSPLRFALHRADGSQVWSEAKGLSWDGEKTTQTLARGGDEQFYGAGMQNGRGNTSHRGKTVEVGVDYDWDDGGHPNSVPFYLSSAGYGVFRNTFAPGTYRFTDPVTTSAEEQRFDAYYFAGDAKEVIGQYTKLTGKPFLPPVYGMEIGDADCYLHNANRGERHTLDALKIADGYVENDMPNGWMLVNDGYGCGHEDLAETAKGLQDRDMQLGLWTQDGIDKIAEQVKAGQRVAKLDVAWIGDGYKFALDGCKDAYKGIEDNSDARGFTYAPESWSGAQRCGVQWSGDQYGTWDYIRWQIPTYAGATMSGLAYTTGDVDGIFGGSAKTYTRDLQWKMFLGTTMTMDGWAASDKQPFRYGEPYTSVNREYLKLKESLLPYQYSYAHEATKTGVGMVRPLVLEYPDDPKAATDAAKYEFMSGEDFLVAPVYQDSTERDGIYLPKGTWTDYWTGRTYQGPTTVDDYSAPLDTLPLFVRGGASVPMWPGIRSYKDRTAGSPLAWDIYPQGKSSFTLYEDDGVTRQHRDGAYATQTADVRAPARGAGDITVNIGESKGKFTGKQSSRPYEFSVHTGSEPSAVKLTGKLPRLGSAAAYASAKQGWWYDRDDRGGVVKIKTAPLSTGRKFSVKLENTSAVGGRNAAATATVSAPQGQEAGAGVPATVAVDVTAGRADVTDAAVSLDVPKGWRVTPAEPVQRIPAGTTRRVEVSVTPAKDAAAGEARITALVRYRSAGESRTAVQRIAAAVMPPPPTGEVWASDLEWLSSVNGYGPAERDRSNGESGAADGGPLTLAGKVYEKGIGTHADSDIEIYLGGQCSKFTADAGIDDEIDGYGEVAFSVEADGKVLWTSPKVTGASATVPVDVPLDGARHVRLKVTDTNGSKTGDHGDWGAARFTCS from the coding sequence ATGCAATCGTCAACACGCATCAGAACGGCAGTAGTTGCAGCGCTGCTGGGACTGTTCGCCGTCCTCTCGGGACCGGGCAGTGCCCAGGCGGATCCGGCCCCACCCGCTGAGTCGACGGTCGGCGACCTCACCGGCTTCTCGGCCGACGGATCCGTCTACCACCTGCGTGCGGGGACGGCGGAGGCCCGCGTCAGCTTCGTGTCCGCCGAGACCTTCCGGATCGAACTCGCCCCCGACGGCACGTTCTCCGACCCGGCCGGCGACGCCATCGTGCTGCCCCAGGGGTCGCCGCCCCGCACCCACTGGAAGGAGCGGAGCGACCGCTACGACCTCTCCACCGGCGACGTCACCCTGCGTGTCTACAAGTCGCCCCTGCGATTCGCCCTGCACCGGGCCGACGGGAGCCAGGTCTGGTCCGAGGCGAAGGGGCTGAGCTGGGACGGCGAGAAGACCACCCAGACCCTCGCGCGCGGCGGCGACGAGCAGTTCTACGGCGCCGGTATGCAGAACGGCCGCGGCAACACCTCGCACCGGGGCAAGACCGTCGAGGTCGGCGTCGACTACGACTGGGACGACGGCGGGCACCCCAACTCGGTTCCGTTCTACCTCTCGTCGGCCGGCTACGGCGTGTTCCGCAACACCTTCGCGCCGGGCACCTACCGCTTCACCGACCCGGTGACCACCAGCGCCGAGGAACAGCGCTTCGACGCCTACTACTTCGCGGGTGACGCCAAGGAGGTCATAGGCCAGTACACGAAGCTCACCGGCAAGCCGTTCCTGCCGCCGGTGTACGGCATGGAGATCGGCGACGCCGACTGCTACCTCCACAACGCCAACCGGGGCGAGCGCCACACCCTGGACGCGCTCAAGATCGCCGACGGCTACGTCGAGAACGACATGCCGAACGGCTGGATGCTCGTCAACGACGGCTACGGCTGCGGCCACGAGGACCTCGCGGAGACCGCCAAGGGCCTCCAGGACCGCGACATGCAGCTCGGCCTGTGGACCCAGGACGGCATCGACAAGATCGCCGAGCAGGTCAAGGCCGGCCAGCGCGTCGCCAAGCTCGACGTGGCCTGGATCGGGGACGGCTACAAGTTCGCCCTGGACGGCTGCAAGGACGCGTACAAGGGCATCGAGGACAACAGCGACGCCCGCGGCTTCACCTACGCCCCCGAGAGCTGGTCCGGCGCGCAGCGCTGCGGTGTCCAGTGGTCCGGCGACCAGTACGGCACCTGGGACTACATCCGCTGGCAGATCCCGACCTACGCCGGCGCCACGATGTCCGGCCTCGCCTACACCACGGGCGACGTCGACGGCATCTTCGGCGGCAGCGCCAAAACGTACACCCGTGACCTCCAGTGGAAGATGTTCCTGGGGACCACGATGACCATGGACGGCTGGGCGGCCAGCGACAAGCAGCCCTTCCGGTACGGGGAGCCGTACACCTCCGTCAACCGCGAGTACCTCAAGCTCAAGGAGTCGCTGCTGCCCTACCAGTACTCCTACGCCCACGAGGCGACGAAGACCGGTGTCGGCATGGTGCGCCCGCTGGTGCTGGAGTACCCGGACGACCCGAAGGCGGCGACGGACGCGGCCAAGTACGAGTTCATGTCCGGCGAGGACTTCCTCGTCGCCCCGGTCTACCAGGACAGCACCGAGCGGGACGGCATCTACCTGCCGAAGGGCACCTGGACCGACTACTGGACCGGGCGGACCTACCAGGGCCCGACCACCGTCGACGACTACAGCGCCCCGCTCGACACCCTGCCGCTGTTCGTCAGGGGAGGCGCCAGTGTGCCGATGTGGCCGGGCATCCGCTCGTACAAGGACCGCACCGCCGGCTCCCCGCTGGCCTGGGACATCTACCCGCAGGGCAAGTCGTCGTTCACCCTGTACGAGGACGACGGCGTGACCCGGCAGCACCGCGACGGCGCGTACGCGACGCAGACGGCCGATGTCCGCGCACCGGCCAGGGGCGCGGGAGACATCACCGTGAACATCGGTGAGAGCAAGGGGAAGTTCACCGGGAAGCAGAGCAGCCGCCCGTACGAGTTCAGCGTGCACACCGGCTCGGAGCCGAGCGCGGTGAAGCTCACCGGCAAGCTGCCCCGGCTCGGCTCGGCCGCCGCGTACGCCTCGGCGAAGCAGGGCTGGTGGTACGACCGCGACGACCGCGGCGGCGTGGTGAAGATCAAGACCGCCCCGCTGTCCACGGGCAGGAAGTTCTCCGTGAAGCTGGAGAACACCAGTGCGGTCGGCGGACGGAACGCGGCCGCGACGGCCACGGTCTCTGCACCGCAGGGCCAGGAGGCCGGCGCGGGAGTCCCGGCCACCGTCGCCGTGGACGTCACCGCGGGCAGGGCCGATGTGACGGACGCCGCGGTCTCCCTGGACGTCCCCAAGGGCTGGCGGGTCACCCCGGCCGAGCCCGTGCAGCGGATCCCGGCGGGCACCACCCGGCGGGTCGAGGTGTCGGTCACCCCGGCGAAGGACGCCGCGGCGGGAGAGGCGCGGATCACCGCGCTCGTCCGCTACCGCTCGGCGGGCGAATCCCGTACGGCGGTCCAGCGGATCGCCGCGGCGGTGATGCCGCCGCCTCCCACCGGTGAGGTGTGGGCGAGCGATCTGGAGTGGCTGAGCTCGGTCAACGGCTACGGTCCGGCCGAGCGCGACCGCAGCAACGGCGAGTCGGGTGCGGCCGACGGCGGCCCGCTCACGCTGGCCGGGAAGGTGTACGAGAAGGGGATCGGCACCCATGCCGACTCCGACATCGAGATCTATCTCGGCGGACAGTGCTCGAAGTTCACCGCGGACGCCGGGATCGACGACGAGATCGACGGCTACGGCGAGGTGGCGTTCTCCGTCGAGGCCGACGGCAAGGTGCTCTGGACCTCGCCGAAGGTGACCGGGGCGTCGGCGACCGTACCCGTCGATGTGCCGCTCGACGGCGCACGCCATGTGCGTCTGAAGGTCACGGACACCAACGGTTCCAAGACCGGCGACCACGGCGACTGGGGAGCCGCGCGCTTCACCTGCTCCTGA
- the mshC gene encoding cysteine--1-D-myo-inosityl 2-amino-2-deoxy-alpha-D-glucopyranoside ligase: protein MHAWPASEVPALPGKGRDLRIHDTATGGRITLDPGPVARIYVCGITPYDATHMGHAATYNAFDLVQRVWLDTKRQVHYVQNVTDVDDPLLERAVRDGQDWTELAERETALFREDMTALRMLPPQHYIGAVEAIPGIVPLVERLRDAGAAYELDGDVYFSVDTDPRFGQVSNLDAEAMRLLSAERGGDPERPGKKNPLDPMLWMAAREGEPSWDGASLGAGRPGWHIECVAIALDHLGMGFDVQGGGSDLAFPHHEMGASHAQVLTGEHPFAQAYVHAGMVGLDGEKMSKSKGNLVFVSVLRRDGVDPAAIRLALLSHHYRSDWEWTDQVLADAVDRLARWRAAVSRPDGLSADALVDEVREALADDLDAPAALAAVDRWAERQTAGGGTDEGAPGLVSRTVDALLGVAL from the coding sequence ATGCATGCCTGGCCCGCTTCTGAGGTCCCCGCCCTGCCTGGCAAGGGCCGCGACCTTCGGATCCACGACACCGCGACCGGCGGACGGATCACCCTTGACCCCGGTCCCGTCGCCCGCATCTATGTCTGCGGCATCACGCCGTACGACGCGACCCATATGGGTCATGCGGCGACTTACAACGCGTTCGACCTCGTTCAGCGCGTGTGGCTCGACACCAAGCGGCAGGTTCACTATGTCCAGAACGTGACCGACGTGGACGATCCGCTGCTGGAGCGGGCCGTGCGCGACGGTCAGGACTGGACCGAGCTCGCCGAGCGTGAGACGGCCCTGTTCCGCGAGGACATGACCGCACTGCGCATGCTCCCGCCGCAGCACTACATCGGAGCCGTCGAGGCGATACCCGGCATCGTGCCGCTCGTCGAACGACTCCGCGACGCGGGCGCCGCCTACGAACTCGACGGCGATGTGTACTTCTCCGTCGACACCGACCCGCGCTTCGGCCAGGTCTCCAACCTCGACGCCGAGGCGATGCGACTGCTCTCCGCCGAACGCGGCGGCGACCCGGAGCGCCCCGGGAAGAAGAACCCCCTCGACCCGATGCTCTGGATGGCCGCCCGTGAGGGCGAGCCGAGCTGGGACGGCGCCTCGCTCGGCGCCGGCCGGCCCGGCTGGCACATCGAGTGCGTCGCCATCGCCCTGGACCATCTCGGCATGGGCTTCGACGTTCAGGGGGGCGGCTCCGACCTCGCCTTCCCGCACCACGAGATGGGCGCTTCGCACGCCCAGGTGCTGACCGGCGAGCACCCGTTCGCCCAGGCGTACGTGCACGCCGGCATGGTCGGCCTGGACGGCGAGAAGATGTCCAAGTCCAAGGGGAACCTGGTCTTCGTCTCGGTGCTCCGCCGCGACGGCGTGGACCCGGCGGCGATCCGTCTCGCACTGCTCTCGCACCACTACCGCTCCGACTGGGAGTGGACCGACCAGGTGCTCGCCGACGCGGTGGACCGGCTCGCCCGCTGGCGCGCCGCCGTCTCGCGGCCCGACGGGCTGTCCGCCGACGCCCTCGTCGACGAGGTCCGCGAGGCCCTCGCCGACGATCTGGACGCCCCGGCAGCCCTGGCCGCCGTGGACCGCTGGGCCGAGCGGCAGACCGCCGGCGGCGGCACGGACGAGGGGGCGCCGGGACTCGTCTCGCGCACCGTCGACGCGCTGCTCGGTGTCGCGCTGTAA
- a CDS encoding SCO1664 family protein, producing the protein MPPPERIPPRGLTDAERMTLLGKGELTVLGRVRGASNAVLYCSVAYEGEQTHCVYKPVAGEQPLWDFPDGTLAQREVAAYEVSEATGWGLVPPTVLRDGPYGQGMCQLWIEAAPQEEDGPRLLALVEDEEPDEGWKAVALAEVGEGRTALLVHADDPRLRRLAVLDAVINNGDRKGGHLLPAPDGRLYGIDHGVTFNAEDKLRTLLWGWAGEPLPVEAVEVLDRLADELEPGAALVTRLGELITAAEIEALRARVAGLRSTGLHREPSGGWPAIPWPPV; encoded by the coding sequence ATGCCCCCGCCAGAACGGATACCGCCGCGGGGCCTGACCGACGCCGAGCGGATGACCCTGCTCGGCAAGGGCGAGCTCACCGTCCTCGGACGGGTCCGAGGGGCCTCCAACGCGGTGCTGTACTGCTCGGTCGCGTACGAGGGCGAGCAGACGCACTGCGTCTACAAGCCGGTGGCCGGCGAACAGCCCCTGTGGGACTTCCCCGACGGCACGCTCGCCCAGCGCGAGGTGGCCGCGTACGAGGTCTCCGAGGCGACGGGATGGGGCCTGGTGCCACCGACCGTGCTGCGGGACGGGCCCTACGGCCAGGGCATGTGCCAGCTGTGGATCGAGGCGGCGCCACAGGAGGAGGACGGCCCCCGACTGCTCGCGCTCGTCGAGGACGAGGAGCCGGACGAGGGCTGGAAGGCCGTGGCCCTCGCCGAGGTCGGGGAGGGCAGGACGGCGCTGCTGGTCCACGCGGACGATCCGCGGCTGCGGCGGCTCGCGGTCCTCGACGCGGTGATCAACAACGGCGACCGGAAGGGTGGACACCTGCTGCCCGCCCCCGACGGCCGGCTGTACGGCATCGATCACGGCGTCACCTTCAACGCCGAGGACAAGCTGCGGACCCTGCTGTGGGGCTGGGCGGGCGAGCCGTTGCCCGTGGAGGCGGTGGAGGTGCTGGACCGGCTGGCCGACGAGCTCGAACCGGGGGCCGCACTGGTCACCCGGCTGGGCGAACTGATCACCGCGGCCGAGATCGAGGCGCTGCGGGCCCGGGTGGCGGGGCTGCGGTCCACGGGGCTCCACCGGGAGCCGAGCGGCGGGTGGCCTGCCATTCCGTGGCCGCCGGTGTAG
- a CDS encoding DUF3090 domain-containing protein codes for MSRQVFLYDPPDRFVAGTVGLPGRRTFFLQASSGGRVTSVALEKTQVAALAERVDELLDEVVRRTGGNSPVPAVAPMDVTDTAPLDVPVEEEFRVGTMALAWDGEEQRMIVEAQALVELEAESVEDLAEAEERLLQDEENGPPMLRVRLSGAQARAFAKRALDVVNAGRPPCPLCSLPLDPEGHVCPRQNGYRRGA; via the coding sequence GTGTCCCGTCAGGTGTTCCTCTACGACCCCCCGGACCGTTTCGTGGCCGGTACGGTCGGGCTGCCTGGACGTCGTACGTTCTTCCTGCAGGCATCCTCAGGCGGACGTGTCACCAGCGTTGCCCTGGAGAAGACCCAAGTCGCCGCGCTCGCCGAGCGCGTGGACGAACTGCTCGACGAAGTGGTCCGGCGCACCGGGGGGAACTCCCCGGTGCCCGCAGTGGCCCCGATGGACGTCACCGACACCGCTCCGCTCGACGTCCCCGTCGAGGAGGAGTTCCGGGTCGGCACGATGGCACTCGCCTGGGACGGCGAGGAACAACGCATGATCGTCGAGGCGCAGGCCCTGGTCGAGCTGGAAGCGGAATCCGTCGAGGATCTCGCGGAGGCCGAGGAGCGACTGCTCCAGGACGAGGAGAACGGCCCGCCGATGCTCCGGGTCCGGCTCAGCGGAGCGCAGGCCCGCGCGTTCGCCAAACGCGCCCTGGACGTCGTGAACGCCGGCCGCCCGCCGTGCCCGCTGTGCAGCCTCCCGCTCGATCCGGAAGGACACGTATGCCCCCGCCAGAACGGATACCGCCGCGGGGCCTGA
- a CDS encoding histidine phosphatase family protein — translation MPTLILVRHGRSTANTAGVLAGRTPGVALDERGAEQAAALPGRLAALPLAAAVTSPLQRCRETLRPLLDARPDLPLHTEERISECDYGDWAGRKLAELADDPLMAVVQQHPSAAAFPGGESMRAMQARAVDAVREWNARIEAEHGESAVYLMCSHGDIIKSLVADALGMHLDLFQRVHADPCSVTAIRYTRLRPFLLRLGDTGDLAPLVPRVPAPDEGKAAGGAADAAVGGGAGAP, via the coding sequence CCAACACGGCCGGGGTGCTCGCGGGCCGGACCCCCGGCGTAGCGCTCGACGAGCGCGGCGCCGAGCAGGCCGCAGCACTCCCCGGACGGCTGGCCGCACTGCCCCTCGCCGCGGCCGTCACCAGCCCCTTGCAGCGCTGCCGGGAGACCCTGCGGCCGCTGCTCGACGCCCGGCCGGACCTGCCGCTGCACACCGAGGAGCGGATCAGCGAGTGCGACTACGGGGACTGGGCGGGCCGCAAGCTCGCCGAGCTCGCCGACGATCCGCTGATGGCGGTCGTGCAGCAGCACCCGTCGGCGGCGGCGTTCCCCGGCGGCGAGTCCATGAGGGCGATGCAGGCACGCGCCGTCGACGCGGTACGGGAGTGGAACGCGCGGATCGAGGCGGAGCACGGCGAGAGCGCCGTCTACCTGATGTGCTCGCACGGCGACATCATCAAGTCCCTTGTCGCCGACGCGCTCGGCATGCATCTGGACCTCTTCCAGCGGGTCCACGCCGACCCGTGCTCGGTCACCGCGATCCGCTACACCCGGCTGAGGCCGTTCCTGCTGAGGCTCGGTGACACGGGCGACCTCGCCCCGTTGGTGCCGCGCGTACCGGCTCCTGACGAGGGCAAGGCGGCCGGCGGAGCCGCGGACGCCGCGGTCGGGGGCGGCGCTGGGGCGCCGTGA